The following proteins are encoded in a genomic region of Mycolicibacterium confluentis:
- the nuoN gene encoding NADH-quinone oxidoreductase subunit NuoN, whose amino-acid sequence MTLQAPSVEYAQLAPMLIVFGVAVAGVLAEAFLPRGRRFGTQLVLSLGGLTAALIAVIAVGRGLHGGLGDATVSGAVAVDAPALFLQGTILLIAILGVLLIAERRLPDPESEETAGGLDAFTPQAAAVAGSVAEKLATRAGIVQTEVFPLTMFAVGGLLLFPASNDLLTMFIALEVLSLPLYLMCGLARHRRLLSQEAALKYFLLGAFSSAFFLYGVALLYGATGTFSLTGIGTALSENDHSTLALFGVALVTVGVLFKVGAVPFHSWIPDVYQGAPTPITGFMAAATKVAAFGAMLRIFYVAVPEMRGEWRPVLWAIAILTMVVGTVTAIRQTDVKRMLAYSAVAHAGFLLTGVIALTDSGVSGTLFYLFAYGFSTLGAFAVVSLVRDRTGAEETDMARWAGLGRRSPVVGAVFSLFLLAFAGIPLTSGFVSKFAVFKAAGEGGAIPLVIVGVLASAAAAYFYVRVIVLMFFTDPPADGPTVIRPSWTSTATVTLTAAITLALGALPQPLLDLANSSVLFVR is encoded by the coding sequence GTGACCCTGCAGGCACCGTCAGTCGAGTACGCCCAGCTGGCACCCATGCTGATCGTGTTCGGCGTGGCCGTGGCCGGCGTGCTGGCTGAGGCATTCCTGCCCCGAGGCCGCCGATTCGGAACGCAACTGGTGCTGAGCCTGGGGGGCCTGACCGCGGCCCTGATCGCGGTGATCGCCGTGGGACGGGGTCTGCACGGCGGGCTGGGCGACGCCACGGTGTCCGGCGCGGTGGCCGTCGACGCACCGGCACTGTTCCTGCAGGGCACCATCCTGCTGATCGCGATCCTCGGTGTGCTGTTGATCGCCGAACGCAGGCTCCCCGATCCCGAATCAGAGGAGACCGCAGGCGGTCTGGACGCCTTCACCCCCCAGGCCGCGGCGGTCGCGGGCAGTGTGGCCGAGAAGCTCGCGACCCGGGCGGGGATCGTGCAGACCGAGGTCTTCCCGTTGACGATGTTCGCCGTCGGCGGACTGCTGTTGTTCCCGGCGTCCAACGATCTGCTGACGATGTTCATCGCCCTCGAGGTGCTGTCGCTGCCGCTGTACCTGATGTGTGGGCTGGCGCGCCACCGTCGTCTGCTCTCGCAGGAGGCGGCGCTGAAATACTTTCTCCTCGGGGCGTTCTCGTCCGCGTTCTTCCTGTACGGCGTCGCCCTGCTGTACGGCGCGACCGGGACGTTCTCACTGACCGGCATCGGCACGGCACTGTCGGAGAACGACCACTCAACGCTGGCGCTGTTCGGCGTCGCCCTGGTCACGGTCGGCGTGCTGTTCAAGGTCGGCGCGGTGCCGTTCCACTCCTGGATCCCCGACGTCTACCAGGGCGCGCCGACGCCGATCACCGGATTCATGGCGGCCGCGACCAAGGTCGCCGCGTTCGGCGCCATGCTGCGCATCTTCTACGTCGCGGTCCCCGAGATGCGCGGAGAGTGGCGGCCCGTGCTGTGGGCGATCGCGATCCTGACCATGGTGGTGGGCACCGTCACCGCGATCCGCCAGACCGACGTCAAGCGCATGCTGGCGTACTCGGCCGTCGCGCATGCCGGGTTCCTGCTCACGGGCGTCATCGCGCTCACCGACAGCGGCGTGTCCGGCACGCTGTTCTACCTGTTCGCGTACGGCTTCTCGACGCTGGGAGCCTTTGCGGTGGTGAGCCTGGTGCGCGACCGCACCGGCGCCGAGGAGACCGACATGGCCCGCTGGGCCGGGCTGGGGCGGCGCTCTCCCGTTGTGGGCGCGGTGTTTTCGTTGTTCCTGCTCGCGTTCGCGGGCATCCCGCTGACCAGCGGCTTCGTCAGCAAGTTCGCGGTGTTCAAGGCCGCAGGTGAAGGTGGGGCCATCCCGTTGGTGATCGTCGGCGTGCTCGCCAGCGCCGCGGCCGCCTACTTCTACGTCCGGGTGATCGTGTTGATGTTCTTCACCGACCCGCCCGCCGACGGCCCGACGGTGATCCGGCCCAGTTGGACCAGCACGGCCACCGTCACCCTGACCGCGGCGATCACGCTGGCGTTGGGCGCACTGCCACAACCCCTGCTGGACCTGGCGAACAGTTCCGTGCTGTTTGTACGCTGA
- a CDS encoding nitroreductase/quinone reductase family protein, whose protein sequence is MADNWNEKIIEEFRANEGHVGGPFEGATLLLLHTTGAKSGKERVNPVMAFDFDGRLLVVGSYAGADVDPAWLHNLRAHPQAHIEIGTDAYDVRATELPRSERDAVYPRIAAQAPGFGEYETKTDRVIPVIELQRI, encoded by the coding sequence ATGGCCGACAACTGGAACGAGAAGATCATCGAGGAGTTCCGCGCCAACGAGGGCCACGTCGGTGGCCCGTTCGAAGGCGCGACACTGCTGCTGCTTCACACCACCGGCGCCAAGTCCGGGAAGGAGCGCGTCAACCCCGTGATGGCGTTCGACTTCGACGGACGCCTGCTGGTCGTCGGGTCCTACGCGGGCGCCGACGTCGACCCGGCGTGGCTGCACAACCTGCGCGCCCACCCGCAGGCCCACATCGAAATCGGCACAGACGCCTACGATGTGCGGGCCACCGAACTCCCACGTTCCGAGCGAGATGCCGTGTACCCCCGAATCGCCGCTCAGGCACCGGGATTCGGGGAGTACGAGACCAAGACCGACCGCGTCATCCCGGTCATCGAGTTGCAGCGGATCTGA
- a CDS encoding enoyl-CoA hydratase → MADVLTTDHDAVRVIALNRPQARNALNRALIEELFAAMSVADEATEVRAVVLTGTDPAFCAGVDLKEAQQFGREYFAKFQSHNCIAKPAEMATPIIGAVNGPVFTGGLEMALACDFLIASERAAFADTHARVGILPGGGMTARLPQRVGAAMARRLSMTGEVVDAARAERIGLVTEVVPHDRLLPRALELAAQIAEVPGPTMAALKEIYQRGWAGVTDPALAAEKQIAGAQQLDTSDLAQRREAVMARNRGQLL, encoded by the coding sequence ATGGCTGACGTCCTCACCACCGATCACGACGCCGTGCGCGTGATCGCACTGAATCGCCCGCAGGCCCGAAACGCGCTCAACCGCGCGCTGATCGAGGAACTCTTCGCCGCGATGTCGGTCGCCGACGAGGCCACCGAGGTGCGGGCGGTCGTCCTGACCGGCACCGACCCCGCGTTCTGCGCGGGCGTCGACCTCAAGGAGGCCCAGCAGTTCGGACGGGAGTACTTCGCAAAGTTCCAGTCACACAACTGCATCGCCAAACCCGCCGAGATGGCCACCCCGATCATCGGCGCGGTCAATGGGCCGGTGTTCACCGGAGGCCTCGAGATGGCGCTGGCCTGTGACTTCCTGATCGCCTCCGAGCGTGCGGCCTTCGCCGACACCCACGCCCGCGTGGGCATCCTCCCAGGCGGCGGCATGACGGCCCGGCTTCCGCAGCGAGTCGGTGCGGCGATGGCGCGGCGCCTGTCGATGACCGGCGAGGTCGTCGACGCCGCGCGCGCCGAACGCATCGGTCTGGTGACCGAGGTGGTGCCGCATGACCGCCTTCTCCCCCGCGCCCTGGAGCTGGCAGCCCAGATCGCCGAGGTGCCCGGGCCCACCATGGCCGCCCTCAAGGAGATCTATCAGCGCGGCTGGGCCGGCGTCACCGATCCGGCACTGGCCGCCGAGAAGCAGATCGCGGGTGCGCAGCAGTTGGACACCAGCGATCTCGCGCAACGCCGGGAGGCCGTGATGGCCCGCAACAGAGGTCAGTTACTGTAA
- a CDS encoding acyl-CoA thioesterase domain-containing protein translates to MTPYFVPDVDALVPNTIAQGGWGPTLGGHVLGGLLAREIDSLRADLDLVPARLTVDMLRRVATAPVRVHANVLRVGGRMQAIDGEIIQNDEVVARASALYLRRSDQPGERAWSTPIELPPLPVEPAEFDDAMPMFVKPYGRDPAAGGQGMVWQHDGPRYGWVREVRELVAGEKNSPFVQAALAVDVTASLTGFSTSGLGFINADYTLTLCRLPEGPYIGMASLAHYSDAGLATGTASLFDTRGPIGTGVTTAIANPHFGARTFVRG, encoded by the coding sequence ATGACCCCGTATTTCGTGCCCGACGTCGACGCACTCGTCCCGAACACCATCGCCCAAGGCGGTTGGGGCCCCACGCTGGGCGGACATGTACTGGGGGGCCTGCTGGCCCGCGAGATCGACTCGCTGCGGGCCGACCTCGACCTGGTGCCGGCGCGGTTGACGGTGGACATGCTGCGCCGCGTGGCCACCGCGCCCGTGCGGGTCCACGCGAACGTGTTGCGGGTCGGGGGCCGGATGCAGGCCATTGACGGCGAAATCATCCAGAACGACGAGGTGGTCGCACGGGCCTCGGCGCTGTACCTGCGGCGCAGCGACCAACCAGGGGAACGCGCCTGGAGCACGCCGATCGAATTGCCGCCCCTGCCCGTCGAACCGGCCGAATTCGACGATGCGATGCCGATGTTCGTCAAGCCCTACGGCCGTGACCCCGCCGCGGGTGGCCAGGGCATGGTGTGGCAGCACGACGGCCCGCGGTACGGGTGGGTGCGAGAGGTGCGGGAACTGGTTGCCGGCGAGAAGAACTCGCCGTTCGTACAGGCGGCCCTGGCGGTCGACGTGACCGCCTCGCTGACCGGATTCTCCACGTCGGGCCTGGGCTTCATCAACGCCGACTACACGCTGACGCTGTGCCGCCTGCCGGAGGGCCCCTACATCGGGATGGCCTCACTGGCCCACTACAGCGACGCCGGATTGGCCACCGGCACCGCGAGCCTGTTCGACACGCGCGGACCGATTGGCACCGGTGTCACCACCGCAATCGCCAACCCGCACTTCGGCGCCCGGACG